The following are encoded together in the Pseudoalteromonas shioyasakiensis genome:
- a CDS encoding ABC transporter transmembrane domain-containing protein, producing MSNNKEKAAFSSLLPILAFIKPYKWVVFAALGALLLTAGVNLSLGQGVKFVIDHGFIAGSQAQLQQAVMVLIGLISLLAVGTFCRFYLMSWIGERVSNDIRKAVFDRIVTLHPSYFEENRSGELMSRLTTDTTLLQSIIGSSFSMALRSSLMLIGGLAMLLITNLKLTLVVVACVPLVLLPMMIFGRKVRKLASSSQDAIADISTYAGEIIQNIKVVQSYSHEGREKAAFSEETNKAFQVAKSRIKQRSFLIAAVIFLTFSAISVMLWVGGSDVLAGTMTGGELGAFVFYAIMVAMSVATVAEVYGELQRAAGAAARLLELLAVESMIKNPDTNHDAQLEANKLNHPAIEFNEVSFHYPSRPDKAALNALNLQVKQGQTVAIVGPSGAGKTTLFELLQRFYDPSSGSISLAGINIKALSLDCLRQQMGMVAQNPILFSSDVMHNIRYGNPSASDEQVYAAAKYAHADEFINQLPDGYHSFLGEQGVRLSGGQKQRIVLARAILKDPAILLLDEATSALDAQSEFHVQAALEHLMKDRTTLIIAHRLATVKHADVIVVMDKGEIIATGTHQQLFETNPLYKQLCELQFNRD from the coding sequence ATGTCTAACAACAAAGAAAAGGCCGCATTTAGTAGCCTGTTACCGATTTTAGCTTTTATAAAACCCTATAAATGGGTGGTATTTGCAGCCCTTGGCGCCTTGTTGCTTACGGCCGGTGTTAACTTATCACTCGGACAAGGCGTTAAATTTGTTATCGACCATGGCTTTATTGCGGGCTCACAAGCTCAACTTCAACAAGCGGTGATGGTGTTGATTGGTTTAATAAGCTTATTGGCTGTAGGTACTTTTTGTCGCTTTTATTTAATGTCGTGGATTGGTGAGAGAGTCAGTAACGATATCCGTAAAGCCGTGTTTGATCGCATTGTTACACTACACCCCAGCTACTTTGAAGAAAACCGCAGCGGCGAGCTGATGTCGCGCCTGACCACCGATACTACCTTGTTGCAATCTATCATTGGTTCCTCTTTTTCGATGGCATTACGCAGTAGCTTAATGCTGATTGGTGGCTTGGCTATGCTACTTATCACCAACCTAAAGCTAACCCTTGTGGTTGTTGCCTGCGTGCCATTGGTATTACTGCCAATGATGATTTTTGGCCGAAAAGTAAGAAAACTCGCAAGCTCAAGCCAAGATGCTATTGCCGATATCAGCACCTATGCCGGTGAGATCATTCAAAATATTAAAGTCGTGCAAAGTTATAGTCACGAAGGGCGTGAAAAAGCAGCATTTAGCGAAGAAACCAACAAAGCATTTCAAGTAGCGAAGAGCCGAATCAAACAGCGCTCGTTTTTGATTGCAGCGGTTATATTTCTGACCTTTAGTGCTATTAGCGTGATGCTGTGGGTTGGCGGCAGCGACGTATTAGCTGGCACCATGACAGGTGGTGAGCTCGGTGCTTTTGTGTTCTATGCGATTATGGTGGCAATGTCTGTAGCAACCGTTGCCGAAGTGTACGGTGAGTTACAAAGAGCGGCAGGTGCAGCAGCCCGATTATTAGAACTACTCGCCGTTGAAAGCATGATCAAAAATCCAGATACAAATCATGATGCACAACTTGAAGCGAATAAACTTAATCACCCTGCTATCGAGTTTAATGAGGTGTCTTTTCATTACCCTTCTAGGCCAGATAAAGCCGCTTTAAATGCGCTAAATTTACAAGTAAAACAAGGGCAAACTGTTGCTATTGTTGGCCCATCGGGGGCTGGTAAAACAACGCTGTTTGAATTACTACAGCGCTTTTATGACCCAAGCTCTGGGAGTATTTCGCTGGCAGGAATAAACATAAAAGCACTCTCTCTTGATTGCTTACGCCAGCAAATGGGGATGGTGGCACAAAACCCAATTTTATTTAGCTCTGATGTAATGCATAACATACGTTATGGCAATCCAAGCGCCAGCGACGAGCAAGTATACGCTGCGGCCAAATATGCCCATGCCGATGAGTTTATTAATCAACTCCCTGATGGCTATCACAGCTTTTTAGGGGAGCAAGGTGTTAGGCTATCAGGTGGGCAAAAACAACGCATAGTACTAGCGCGCGCAATATTAAAAGACCCTGCCATTTTATTGCTTGATGAAGCAACCAGTGCACTCGATGCACAAAGTGAGTTTCATGTACAAGCTGCCCTTGAGCATCTAATGAAAGACAGAACAACTCTGATTATTGCCCATCGTTTAGCAACAGTTAAACACGCCGATGTGATTGTCGTGATGGATAAAGGAGAAATTATTGCAACGGGTACGCATCAGCAATTGTTTGAAACTAATCCATTGTATAAACAATTGTGCGAACTACAGTTTAATCGAGATTAA
- a CDS encoding DUF3224 domain-containing protein: MESTTISGQFTVKLNPIGGYATGKDGVNLGRMSIDKQFSGPLEATSQGEMLSAMTATQGSAGYVAIEQVVGSLEGKQGSFVLQHFGTMDKGADRLILEVVPDSGAGELEGLSGKMAIRIESGIHHYDFEYQLMD; this comes from the coding sequence ATGGAATCTACAACGATCAGTGGTCAATTCACCGTAAAATTAAACCCAATTGGTGGCTATGCCACAGGTAAAGATGGCGTAAATTTAGGACGCATGTCGATTGATAAACAGTTTTCAGGTCCATTAGAGGCAACAAGCCAAGGCGAAATGCTCAGTGCTATGACTGCAACTCAGGGCAGTGCAGGTTATGTAGCCATTGAACAAGTTGTTGGTAGCTTAGAAGGTAAACAAGGCAGTTTTGTGCTGCAACATTTTGGCACTATGGATAAAGGGGCTGATCGATTGATTTTAGAAGTGGTGCCTGACTCAGGCGCAGGAGAGCTTGAAGGTCTTTCTGGTAAAATGGCAATTCGAATTGAATCGGGTATTCATCATTATGACTTTGAATACCAACTGATGGACTAA
- a CDS encoding TonB-dependent receptor codes for MGKFKLSALMLALVAANSAIAATEEERTSAKEIDPELEVIEVRGFSRSLIQSLNQKRFSDTVSEQLSADDLGALPDVSMADALTRLPGISAVRTGGQAAEINIRGLSGGFVFSTLNGREQVSTSGSRSIEFDQYPSELISSAAVYKSPKASLIEGGVAGTVELQTASPLDNDQPHKFTANVRGMYNDRASEVFDATEYGDRISFSYQGKFLDDTLGVALGYARLFQPSVATQFIGLAYNGNKDVDGLANDTDGPADNPANEYISEGFELQHLGGEETRNGYLTSIEWAPTDNFKLKGDAFLSRFDSESFARGFRVKFGGPSAVYANPVLDGNAVIGGAINRTSNSFTRVEIVNDDNQDFDEVDSYGINADWQITERLNVNADVSLSRAKSNFRNGLLWALVAEDATAENPVFDTNVSLNYQLNGLNLPDVGFNQADAFSDIDRVMVSKYGIYPYENEDEVKAFRLDFKYELENNWFSSIEFGARYSDREYSNNRSVFEYGNDGAFSSTQPPLRLTDDMATVVDWQGEFSYFPSYLAIDLDKALNAWFPNGIPQPVQTWGNADGVVDLDGDGEPDAQGYTTNYSWTMLQSGSVYEEVVSAYLMLNIDTEIGTLPITGNIGIRRVDTDQSATVLENVGGDPQLGAQYIVDDNGIVNDLYAPSVLGIKYTDYLPSLNLNFKVSDATQIRFAAAKVMARAPINRLAGDASASVNNDGEINGSSTNNPFLKPFYADQYDISYEQYFEDTDGALVVAAFYKNIDSFIDTVAIENFDFKGNGFNVPEYIVDPVSGEQIETTNGVYTTAVNNAKGGYIRGIELAYTQVFSFLPSPFEGLGINASYSYTESEVQSITDLGGDSVSQDLPGLSNNVFNGTLFYSYENFETRLNVRYRDDFVSEQVAVNEQVVNFDAETVVDFQTSYQFTDSFGMLLQVNNLTDEPTQSYFGTTSKTGTTQFFGRQFYLGFTYNH; via the coding sequence ATGGGGAAATTCAAGCTAAGTGCGCTTATGCTGGCTTTAGTGGCAGCAAATAGTGCAATAGCGGCGACGGAAGAAGAACGCACATCAGCAAAGGAAATCGATCCTGAGCTAGAAGTAATCGAAGTGCGCGGCTTTAGTCGCAGCTTAATTCAATCATTAAATCAAAAACGCTTTAGCGACACTGTCTCTGAGCAACTATCAGCTGATGACTTAGGGGCATTGCCTGATGTATCTATGGCTGATGCATTAACGCGTCTACCGGGGATCTCGGCGGTACGTACCGGTGGTCAAGCTGCCGAAATCAACATTCGCGGTTTATCTGGTGGATTTGTTTTTTCGACATTAAATGGTCGAGAGCAAGTATCTACTAGTGGTAGTCGCAGTATTGAGTTTGACCAATACCCGTCTGAGCTAATCAGTTCGGCGGCGGTCTACAAGTCGCCAAAAGCATCACTTATTGAAGGGGGCGTCGCGGGTACGGTAGAGCTACAAACCGCAAGCCCATTGGATAATGACCAGCCACACAAATTTACTGCCAATGTGCGTGGTATGTATAACGACCGTGCTTCAGAGGTATTTGATGCCACGGAGTATGGCGACCGTATTAGCTTTTCTTACCAAGGTAAGTTTCTTGACGATACGCTAGGTGTCGCACTGGGTTACGCGCGCTTATTCCAACCAAGTGTGGCGACTCAGTTTATCGGTTTAGCATATAACGGTAATAAAGACGTTGATGGGCTAGCAAATGATACCGATGGCCCTGCAGATAATCCTGCTAATGAATACATCAGTGAAGGTTTTGAGCTTCAGCACTTAGGTGGTGAAGAAACCCGTAATGGTTATTTAACCTCAATTGAATGGGCGCCAACCGATAACTTTAAATTAAAGGGTGATGCGTTTTTATCGCGTTTTGATAGCGAATCATTTGCCCGTGGTTTTCGGGTTAAGTTTGGTGGTCCGTCTGCAGTTTATGCTAATCCAGTGCTTGACGGTAATGCGGTGATTGGTGGTGCGATTAACCGCACATCAAATAGCTTTACCCGTGTTGAAATCGTTAATGATGATAACCAAGACTTTGATGAAGTAGACAGCTATGGCATTAATGCCGATTGGCAAATTACCGAGCGTTTGAATGTCAATGCTGACGTGTCGCTTTCACGTGCTAAGAGTAATTTCCGTAATGGTTTACTTTGGGCATTGGTTGCAGAAGATGCCACTGCTGAGAACCCTGTGTTTGATACCAATGTATCGCTTAACTATCAATTGAACGGATTAAACTTGCCTGACGTAGGCTTTAACCAAGCCGACGCATTTAGCGATATTGACCGGGTTATGGTGAGTAAATACGGTATTTATCCGTATGAAAATGAAGATGAAGTAAAAGCATTTCGACTCGATTTTAAGTATGAGTTAGAGAATAACTGGTTTAGCTCAATTGAATTTGGCGCGCGTTATTCAGACCGTGAGTACAGCAATAATCGCTCTGTATTTGAATACGGTAACGATGGTGCATTTTCTTCGACTCAACCACCGCTTCGCCTTACCGATGACATGGCCACCGTGGTCGATTGGCAAGGTGAGTTTAGCTATTTCCCATCATACCTAGCGATAGATTTAGATAAAGCACTCAACGCATGGTTCCCAAATGGTATTCCTCAGCCAGTACAGACTTGGGGTAATGCCGATGGTGTTGTGGATTTAGATGGTGATGGTGAGCCTGATGCACAAGGCTATACCACTAACTACTCATGGACCATGTTACAAAGTGGCTCAGTGTATGAAGAAGTGGTATCAGCCTATCTGATGCTTAACATTGATACCGAAATTGGCACTCTACCAATTACAGGTAATATTGGTATTCGCCGAGTAGATACAGACCAGTCAGCGACGGTACTTGAAAACGTCGGTGGCGATCCGCAACTCGGTGCGCAGTATATTGTGGATGACAATGGCATTGTTAACGACCTTTATGCACCAAGCGTTTTAGGCATTAAATACACAGACTACCTGCCTTCATTAAACCTGAACTTTAAAGTAAGTGACGCGACACAAATTCGTTTTGCTGCGGCAAAAGTGATGGCGCGTGCTCCGATTAACCGTTTAGCGGGCGATGCCAGTGCATCGGTTAACAATGACGGCGAAATTAACGGTTCAAGTACCAATAACCCATTCTTAAAACCTTTCTATGCTGATCAATACGATATCTCGTACGAGCAATACTTTGAAGACACCGATGGTGCACTGGTTGTTGCTGCGTTCTATAAGAATATCGACTCATTCATAGATACGGTAGCCATAGAGAACTTTGACTTTAAAGGTAATGGTTTTAACGTACCAGAATACATTGTTGACCCTGTCAGTGGTGAGCAAATCGAAACCACAAATGGGGTGTACACAACTGCGGTTAACAATGCCAAAGGCGGTTATATTCGTGGTATTGAGCTTGCCTATACGCAAGTTTTCTCTTTCTTACCCTCGCCGTTTGAAGGTTTAGGTATTAACGCCAGTTACTCGTATACCGAGAGTGAGGTGCAATCTATTACCGATTTAGGTGGTGATTCTGTGTCGCAAGACTTGCCTGGCCTTTCAAACAATGTCTTTAACGGCACACTTTTTTACAGCTATGAAAACTTTGAAACACGTTTGAATGTGCGTTATCGCGATGATTTCGTTTCAGAGCAAGTTGCTGTCAATGAGCAAGTGGTGAATTTTGATGCAGAAACGGTTGTCGATTTCCAAACGTCGTATCAGTTCACAGATTCATTCGGCATGTTATTACAAGTGAATAACTTAACCGATGAACCAACACAAAGCTACTTTGGAACAACCAGTAAAACAGGCACCACGCAATTCTTTGGTCGTCAGTTTTATCTAGGTTTTACCTATAACCATTGA
- a CDS encoding LysE family translocator yields MTLTEWLSLVLICVMGAMSPGPSLAVVLKHSLHGGMKNGMLAALSHGIGVGFYACASLLGLGALMTQLPTLYQVLVYGGAAYLAYLGIRILLAKPSSQTLNVEQTKPSPRSALQDGFAIAFLNPKLAVFFLALFSQFIDPENLTLQVGLIMCLTVFVLDTGWYLLVALLTDISKKRFGFTKTNPWLEKLLGVIFIALAVRVVITL; encoded by the coding sequence ATGACACTAACTGAGTGGTTGAGTTTAGTTTTAATTTGCGTGATGGGGGCAATGTCGCCGGGGCCGAGTTTAGCTGTGGTTTTAAAACACAGCTTACATGGCGGTATGAAGAACGGCATGTTAGCGGCGTTGAGCCACGGTATTGGGGTTGGCTTTTATGCGTGTGCCTCGTTACTTGGTTTAGGTGCGCTGATGACTCAGTTACCAACGCTTTATCAAGTACTGGTCTATGGCGGTGCCGCCTATCTCGCATATTTGGGTATTCGTATTCTATTAGCTAAACCCAGCTCGCAAACACTGAATGTTGAGCAAACTAAGCCGAGCCCTCGCAGCGCGTTGCAAGATGGCTTTGCCATTGCCTTTTTAAACCCAAAACTTGCGGTGTTCTTTTTAGCGTTGTTTTCGCAATTTATTGACCCAGAAAACCTGACTTTGCAAGTTGGTTTAATCATGTGTTTAACGGTATTTGTGCTTGATACAGGCTGGTATCTACTTGTTGCACTATTAACCGACATATCAAAAAAGCGTTTTGGTTTCACCAAGACAAACCCATGGCTCGAAAAATTGCTAGGGGTGATCTTTATTGCCTTAGCTGTTCGCGTCGTTATTACCCTATAA
- a CDS encoding DUF4177 domain-containing protein, with product MQKVVEFKKKRFFGGIDMDALNQRVFELGQAGWQVKTITTATGVYGQVTSVLLLIENNE from the coding sequence ATGCAAAAAGTAGTTGAGTTTAAAAAGAAGCGCTTTTTCGGCGGCATCGATATGGATGCATTAAATCAACGGGTGTTCGAGTTGGGTCAAGCTGGCTGGCAAGTGAAAACAATCACCACTGCCACTGGGGTTTATGGTCAGGTAACATCCGTTTTATTACTAATCGAGAATAACGAATAA
- a CDS encoding OmpA family protein, with protein MTFTKSVLTVGVLAVLLTGCETTNTGKGAAIGAATGAVLGKATGDHDDKRIFIGAAIGALAGAAVGDYMDKQEEAFRDELAGSGVEVVREGDNIRLVMPSNITFATDQSYISSGFHSTLDAIAKVMNKYEKTYLSVEGHTDSTGKDSYNMTLSQQRAQSVKDYLVNHQIMSARISTRGYGETRPVASNDSANGRALNRRVEIQIVPNTQG; from the coding sequence ATGACTTTTACAAAATCAGTTTTAACAGTGGGCGTATTAGCCGTTCTATTAACAGGTTGTGAGACAACGAATACAGGTAAAGGCGCTGCGATTGGTGCTGCTACAGGTGCAGTACTAGGTAAAGCAACTGGTGACCATGACGATAAACGTATCTTTATTGGTGCGGCTATTGGTGCATTAGCAGGTGCAGCCGTTGGCGATTATATGGATAAGCAAGAAGAAGCATTTCGCGATGAACTTGCAGGTTCAGGTGTTGAAGTGGTTCGTGAAGGCGACAATATTCGTCTAGTGATGCCATCAAATATTACTTTTGCAACTGATCAATCTTATATTTCGTCTGGCTTTCATAGCACCCTAGACGCAATTGCTAAGGTAATGAACAAATACGAAAAAACCTACTTAAGCGTTGAAGGTCATACCGACAGCACAGGTAAAGATAGCTACAACATGACGTTATCTCAACAACGTGCACAAAGCGTAAAAGATTACTTAGTTAATCACCAAATTATGTCTGCGCGTATCAGCACACGAGGTTATGGTGAAACACGTCCTGTGGCGAGCAATGACTCAGCAAATGGCCGAGCTTTAAACCGCCGCGTAGAAATTCAGATCGTACCGAATACACAAGGTTAG
- a CDS encoding substrate-binding periplasmic protein, with amino-acid sequence MKRYINSLLLLLCSNFALATSFEKVVVAVDHAPPYGMVSEDGRVSGAIVDIMREMQRTLPIKLEYVACPFSRCLKMLEQNELDVMGGLIRTEAREQKIQFLTPPYMMLSSSFVFYAKADSELKINNYQDLVGKRIAVMRGAAHFPRFDNDKTLTKIEALSEHNAFDMLLKDRVELVIAVEETADHASVFLQRPSQEIVKMPYRYKDVIYGHIALSKQFASSGLAEKIQERLNTLVLNGRLTELVKSYNLPPVTAVAIDK; translated from the coding sequence ATGAAACGCTATATTAACAGTTTATTGTTATTACTTTGCAGCAACTTTGCACTTGCAACCTCTTTTGAGAAAGTTGTGGTGGCTGTTGATCATGCGCCTCCTTATGGCATGGTCTCTGAAGATGGTAGAGTCAGTGGCGCAATAGTGGATATTATGCGTGAAATGCAGCGTACCTTACCAATCAAGCTTGAATATGTCGCTTGCCCGTTTTCTCGTTGTTTAAAAATGCTCGAGCAAAATGAGCTAGATGTGATGGGCGGGCTTATTCGCACAGAAGCGCGCGAGCAAAAAATACAGTTTCTTACCCCGCCGTATATGATGCTGTCGTCTTCTTTTGTGTTTTATGCAAAAGCTGATAGCGAACTTAAAATAAATAACTACCAAGACCTAGTCGGTAAGCGCATTGCGGTCATGCGAGGTGCTGCGCATTTTCCTCGTTTTGATAACGATAAAACACTTACTAAAATTGAAGCCTTAAGCGAACATAATGCGTTTGACATGTTATTAAAAGACCGTGTTGAACTCGTCATTGCTGTTGAGGAAACAGCAGATCATGCGTCTGTATTTTTGCAGCGACCTTCACAAGAAATTGTAAAAATGCCTTATCGCTATAAAGATGTTATTTATGGTCACATTGCCCTAAGTAAACAGTTTGCAAGCTCGGGTTTAGCCGAAAAAATTCAAGAGCGACTCAATACGTTAGTCCTCAATGGCCGTTTAACAGAATTGGTTAAAAGTTATAACTTACCGCCGGTTACTGCTGTAGCAATCGATAAGTAA